A window of the Miscanthus floridulus cultivar M001 chromosome 14, ASM1932011v1, whole genome shotgun sequence genome harbors these coding sequences:
- the LOC136505728 gene encoding tetrapyrrole-binding protein, chloroplastic-like: MANASLQSFLLPQHHSFASTGGSHDGSPSTLLKLSTNTSGSISFRLHPNTSRSVTTTSTTNSSAPTPVAPATSAAEEDSSPAPSLDLLGRQLAAGDYRQADETTRALIIDLAGESARRRGYVFFSEVQFISAEDLHAIDELWKEHSNGKFGYSVQRRLWEKSQRDFTRFFIRVGWMKKLDTEVQQYNYRAFPDEFMWKMKDDTPEGHLPLTNALRGTQLLGNILTHPAFQEENQEDEAAAAAESATTGQTKDDNKGRERPKFMRDFKPDYSF; encoded by the coding sequence ATGGCAAATGCTTCTCTGCAATCCTTTCTTCTCCCCCAGCACCATTCTTTCGCCAGCACCGGCGGCAGCCATGACGGCTCCCCTTCTACCCTGCTCAAGCTCTCCACCAACACCAGCGGCAGCATTTCATTCAGGCTCCACCCCAACACCTCCCGCTCGGTGACCACAACCTCGACCACCAACTCGTCAGCTCCAACTCCAGTGGCCCCGGCAACATCAGCAGCAGAAGAAGACTCGTCACCGGCCCCCTCCCTCGACCTCCTCGGCCGCCAGCTCGCGGCGGGGGACTACCGCCAGGCCGACGAAACCACCCGGGCGCTCATCATCGACCTCGCTGGCGAGTCCGCGAGGCGCCGAGGGTACGTCTTCTTCTCCGAGGTCCAGTTCATCTCCGCCGAGGACCTTCACGCCATTGACGAGCTCTGGAAAGAGCACAGCAATGGCAAGTTCGGGTACAGCGTGCAGCGGCGGCTCTGGGAGAAATCGCAGCGTGACTTCACCCGCTTCTTCATCAGGGTCGGCTGGATGAAGAAGCTGGACACAGAGGTACAGCAGTACAACTACAGGGCCTTCCCTGACGAGTTCATGTGGAAGATGAAGGATGACACACCTGAGGGTCACCTGCCGCTCACCAATGCCCTCAGGGGCACACAGCTCCTGGGGAACATCCTCACCCACCCGGCCTTCCAGGAGGAGAACCAGGAAGACgaagctgcagctgcagcagaGAGTGCCACCACTGGTCAAACCAAAGATGATAACAAAGGGAGGGAGAG